TGCCGATGCTCAAGGAGCATTCTTTTTATCAGATCACCCAAGGCAACATTTCTATTTGGAGCTCACCTTGGTGTACCACTTGGGAGAACATATATGATCACCTTATTGTCCAGCATAGTGTTTTTGTTTACCCGGCTAAGGTCTCTGATCTTTGGCTACCAGGCCAAAAAGTTTGGAATTCTGAGTTCATTACTAACCTTTTTCAGGAACCGACTGCTTCggctattattgcaactcctatagTTCTTGATGATAGTAGGGATATCCTTTGTTGGAAGCCCACTCCTTCTGGTAAGTGCAATTCTAAGAGTACATATAAGTTGTGTTTAcaacaaattcataatttgcaggcAAATCAGCCAAGACAGGTGAACCAATCAACCAAAGATATTTTGCAGCAGGTCTGGAAGCACAAATTCATGGCTCCAAGGGTTAAAACTTTTGCGTGGCGCTTACTTAGGCATGCTCTTCCAACTGGTCTTAGAGCTGGCAGGTTTTCCTCTCATATTTCTTCTACATGCTCTAGATGTGATTCAGATGAAGATGATATGCATCTTTTCTTTCTTTGCAACTTTGCTAGAGCCTCTTGGTTCGGGCACCCCTGGTATATTAGATCTGATATTCTTGCTCTCAATCATAATTCTGTTCTTGATATTATTCAGGTTCTAATTAACATGAACCATCCGCAAGCATCTATTCCTAATATATTTACCTTCTTGTGGTGTTTGTGGAAAGCAAGAAACGATGTTCTTTTTTGTAGGAAAGAATCACATCCCCATCGGGTTCACCAAGCTGCTCTAGCCATCGCCTCTGTCCAAGGTATGGTGGTAATCCGGCTACTGGTATTGGTGTTCACATCCTCTTCCCCAAAGAGGGTTCTGATTCAAGAATAATGATTCAAGC
The DNA window shown above is from Triticum dicoccoides isolate Atlit2015 ecotype Zavitan unplaced genomic scaffold, WEW_v2.0 scaffold193851, whole genome shotgun sequence and carries:
- the LOC119344931 gene encoding uncharacterized protein LOC119344931, with translation MLKEHSFYQITQGNISIWSSPWCTTWENIYDHLIVQHSVFVYPAKVSDLWLPGQKVWNSEFITNLFQEPTASAIIATPIVLDDSRDILCWKPTPSGKCNSKSTYKLCLQQIHNLQANQPRQVNQSTKDILQQVWKHKFMAPRVKTFAWRLLRHALPTGLRAGRFSSHISSTCSRCDSDEDDMHLFFLCNFARASWFGHPWYIRSDILALNHNSVLDIIQVLINMNHPQASIPNIFTFLWCLWKARNDVLFCRKESHPHRVHQAALAIASVQGFNFSKVLFSLTIFH